Proteins encoded together in one Miscanthus floridulus cultivar M001 chromosome 16, ASM1932011v1, whole genome shotgun sequence window:
- the LOC136513783 gene encoding probable magnesium transporter NIPA4 isoform X1: MGGGGGGGGASGQELSTDNMKGIVLALLSSGFIGASFIIKKKGLRRAAAATGVRAGVGGYSYLMEPLWWVGMITMIVGEIANFVAYAFAPAVLVTPLGALSIIVSAVLAHFILNERLHALGVLGCVMCIAGSVVIVIHAPQEQEITSVREIWNMATQPAFLLYVASVIVIVFVLVFYFSPLYGQSNVLIYTAICSLMGSLSVMSVKALGTSLKLTFEGTNQLIYPETWFFMLVVATCVLTQMNYLNKALDTFNTAIVSPIYYVMFTTLTILASVIMFKDWSGQSPGSIISEICGLVVVLSGTILLHVTKDYERIPQSRSVYAPLSPSLTTRLNGELLKHVEDERTSDEEKTLRRQEMY; encoded by the exons atgggcggcggcggcggaggaggaggagcctccgGGCAGGAGCTGTCGACGGACAACATGAAGGGGATAGTCCTGGCGCTGCTCTCCAGCGGCTTCATCGGCGCCAGCTTCATCATCAAGAAGAAGGGTCTCCGTCGGGCCGCCGCCGCGACCGGCGTCCGTGCAG GTGTCGGCGGGTACTCGTACCTCATGGAGCCCCTGTGGTGGGTCGGCATGATCACTA TGATTGTAGGTGAGATTGCCAATTTCGTGGCATATGCTTTCGCCCCCGCTGTGCTGGTTACTCCCCTTGGAGCGCTCAGCATAATTGTTAG TGCAGTGCTTGCTCATTTCATTCTGAATGAGAGGTTGCATGCCCTCGGGGTGCTCGGCTGCGTGATGTGCATTGCAGGGTCTGTGGTCATCGTCATCCACGCTCCACAGGAGCAGGAGATTACTTCGGTTAGGGAAATATGGAACATGGCGACACAACCTG CTTTCTTGCTATATGTTGCGTCAGTTATTGTGATTGTTTTTGTCCTGGTGTTCTATTTCTCCCCTCTCTATGGGCAGTCCAATGTGTTGATCTACACTGCCATTTGCTCTTTGATGGGCTCTCTTTCG GTTATGAGTGTTAAGGCTCTTGGTACATCATTAAAGCTCACTTTCGAGGGAACAAACCAACTAATATATCCAGAGACTTGGTTCTTTATGCTTGTTGTGGCTACTTGTGTGCTGACTCAGATGAATTATCTGAACAAG GCACTTGACACGTTCAATACGGCAATTGTATCTCCAATATATTATGTAATGTTCACGACTCTCACAATACTTGCCAGTGTCATAATGTTCAAG GATTGGTCTGGTCAAAGCCCTGGAAGCATCATTTCTGAAATTTGTGGTTTGGTTGTGGTGTTGTCCGGTACCATTTTGTTGCATGTGACGAAGGATTATGAAAGGATCCCGCAATCAAGAA GTGTTTATGCACCATTATCTCCCTCCTTGACAACTAGATTAAATGGAGAATTGTTGAAGCACGTCGAGGATGAGAGGACTTCGGACGAAGAAAAAACATTGAGAAGACAAGAGATGTACTAG
- the LOC136513783 gene encoding probable magnesium transporter NIPA3 isoform X2 produces MGGGGGGGGASGQELSTDNMKGIVLALLSSGFIGASFIIKKKGLRRAAAATGVRAGVGGYSYLMEPLWWVGMITMIVGEIANFVAYAFAPAVLVTPLGALSIIVSAVLAHFILNERLHALGVLGCVMCIAGSVVIVIHAPQEQEITSVREIWNMATQPAFLLYVASVIVIVFVLVFYFSPLYGQSNVLIYTAICSLMGSLSVMSVKALGTSLKLTFEGTNQLIYPETWFFMLVVATCVLTQMNYLNKDWSGQSPGSIISEICGLVVVLSGTILLHVTKDYERIPQSRSVYAPLSPSLTTRLNGELLKHVEDERTSDEEKTLRRQEMY; encoded by the exons atgggcggcggcggcggaggaggaggagcctccgGGCAGGAGCTGTCGACGGACAACATGAAGGGGATAGTCCTGGCGCTGCTCTCCAGCGGCTTCATCGGCGCCAGCTTCATCATCAAGAAGAAGGGTCTCCGTCGGGCCGCCGCCGCGACCGGCGTCCGTGCAG GTGTCGGCGGGTACTCGTACCTCATGGAGCCCCTGTGGTGGGTCGGCATGATCACTA TGATTGTAGGTGAGATTGCCAATTTCGTGGCATATGCTTTCGCCCCCGCTGTGCTGGTTACTCCCCTTGGAGCGCTCAGCATAATTGTTAG TGCAGTGCTTGCTCATTTCATTCTGAATGAGAGGTTGCATGCCCTCGGGGTGCTCGGCTGCGTGATGTGCATTGCAGGGTCTGTGGTCATCGTCATCCACGCTCCACAGGAGCAGGAGATTACTTCGGTTAGGGAAATATGGAACATGGCGACACAACCTG CTTTCTTGCTATATGTTGCGTCAGTTATTGTGATTGTTTTTGTCCTGGTGTTCTATTTCTCCCCTCTCTATGGGCAGTCCAATGTGTTGATCTACACTGCCATTTGCTCTTTGATGGGCTCTCTTTCG GTTATGAGTGTTAAGGCTCTTGGTACATCATTAAAGCTCACTTTCGAGGGAACAAACCAACTAATATATCCAGAGACTTGGTTCTTTATGCTTGTTGTGGCTACTTGTGTGCTGACTCAGATGAATTATCTGAACAAG GATTGGTCTGGTCAAAGCCCTGGAAGCATCATTTCTGAAATTTGTGGTTTGGTTGTGGTGTTGTCCGGTACCATTTTGTTGCATGTGACGAAGGATTATGAAAGGATCCCGCAATCAAGAA GTGTTTATGCACCATTATCTCCCTCCTTGACAACTAGATTAAATGGAGAATTGTTGAAGCACGTCGAGGATGAGAGGACTTCGGACGAAGAAAAAACATTGAGAAGACAAGAGATGTACTAG
- the LOC136513783 gene encoding probable magnesium transporter NIPA3 isoform X3 produces the protein MGGGGGGGGASGQELSTDNMKGIVLALLSSGFIGASFIIKKKGLRRAAAATGVRAGVGGYSYLMEPLWWVGMITMIVGEIANFVAYAFAPAVLVTPLGALSIIVSAVLAHFILNERLHALGVLGCVMCIAGSVVIVIHAPQEQEITSVREIWNMATQPAFLLYVASVIVIVFVLVFYFSPLYGQSNVLIYTAICSLMGSLSVMSVKALGTSLKLTFEGTNQLIYPETWFFMLVVATCVLTQMNYLNKALDTFNTAIVSPIYYGSLGAVVKLLPCDHEVTGSSPGNSHLQKCRERLHTKTQVVGPFP, from the exons atgggcggcggcggcggaggaggaggagcctccgGGCAGGAGCTGTCGACGGACAACATGAAGGGGATAGTCCTGGCGCTGCTCTCCAGCGGCTTCATCGGCGCCAGCTTCATCATCAAGAAGAAGGGTCTCCGTCGGGCCGCCGCCGCGACCGGCGTCCGTGCAG GTGTCGGCGGGTACTCGTACCTCATGGAGCCCCTGTGGTGGGTCGGCATGATCACTA TGATTGTAGGTGAGATTGCCAATTTCGTGGCATATGCTTTCGCCCCCGCTGTGCTGGTTACTCCCCTTGGAGCGCTCAGCATAATTGTTAG TGCAGTGCTTGCTCATTTCATTCTGAATGAGAGGTTGCATGCCCTCGGGGTGCTCGGCTGCGTGATGTGCATTGCAGGGTCTGTGGTCATCGTCATCCACGCTCCACAGGAGCAGGAGATTACTTCGGTTAGGGAAATATGGAACATGGCGACACAACCTG CTTTCTTGCTATATGTTGCGTCAGTTATTGTGATTGTTTTTGTCCTGGTGTTCTATTTCTCCCCTCTCTATGGGCAGTCCAATGTGTTGATCTACACTGCCATTTGCTCTTTGATGGGCTCTCTTTCG GTTATGAGTGTTAAGGCTCTTGGTACATCATTAAAGCTCACTTTCGAGGGAACAAACCAACTAATATATCCAGAGACTTGGTTCTTTATGCTTGTTGTGGCTACTTGTGTGCTGACTCAGATGAATTATCTGAACAAG GCACTTGACACGTTCAATACGGCAATTGTATCTCCAATATATTAT GGGAGCCTTGGCGCAGTGGTAAAGCTGCTGCCTTGTGACCATGAGGTCACGGGTTCAAGTCCTGGAAACAGCCACTTGCAGAAATGCAGGGAAAGGCTGCATACAAAGACCCAAGTGGTCGGACCCTTCCCTTGA